The nucleotide window TATTAAAGCGTGAATGTGTACGCGTCAAATACGCGCGATCAGCATTATCATCGCTGTCGATCTCTTTAATCGCAAGATCTATGGGAGTCAGTCTTGCCTTCGGCTTTGAAAAAACGGAGCTCGGACACATACATCTATATATCACTTCATAAAAATTTCCTTCTTTCAAACAGGACTTACTGCGTAGATCCAGTCATCGAATCGAAGAATTCGTTAGGCCTCACCGAAGCCACCGATCGCTTGTTCTGTCATTCTTAAACAAAGAGATTCGAGGCGAGAATTAATCTCTGGCTCCGTTGTTTCGGATGAGTTGTTCCCAGTTTGACCAAGAAAATGATCCCTCGGTGCGCTGTACGTGCGTTGTAACGTTCTTTGTAATTGCTGGAGTACaacatatcaatattatttttcagacGAAATTAAACACATTTAAGAATATACAGAAAATAAGAACataacataaaaattctaacttcatattgtattctattaattgaaagaaaaaacacaaatttatgttgttcgaataattaaataactaataaaatgatatacttttttaaatatagtattGTCAAATTTAGTGTATATACCTGCAAACTAGATTCTTGTAAACTGGGCCGTTTCTCGGTCGTATGGACTGAACGTAAGGTATTCTGATTTACACTTTGGTTCTGATTATTTTGTAGATATGGTGTGGATATACTGTTCCTGTGAGCGCTAACCACAAAAGAATTGTTTTGTTGATGTGTATTATGAATGTGACCCAAGTTTAAACTTGGCTTTCTGTTGTGCTGTTGTGGGTTACAGTATCTTCTGTTATTATATCCATAATTGTGTTGCCACctgaaatcattgaaaaattacCAACGCTGTAACGATGAATTTTAGTTATATTTCGGTAAGTggtatacaataattatttcattttcctcaCTTCGGAGTAGGTCGTGGATTTCCTAGTCTACTCCGCCACTGCTGTACCTTTTCCTTCTGGTTTGGTGTAAAGCAATCATGCTGCAATACTttttctaatatgttaatacaAGCGCACAAAATGCCATCATCCACGCTATCCAATGCCAATCTGCTACACACTAAGAAATAAACGAACACAGTTATGTTAAAAACATGTTTCACATTAGTTACTCCTTACACGTCGTACTTGTTTTTTTCTTAAACATCATGCCAACAAAAATGTTATACTCACGTTTACCAAGGACCTTGGTGAATTGCCCAGGTATGTCTTGGGGATCGTTTTCTTGGCTTGGTTTCATAGGGGTAGCTAAGATTGTTTTCAACTCATCGATGGTGTTGACCAGAACCGTTGGTCCTTGTGAAAACGACGTTGGCTGTGTATTATCGCGTGTTGGCTGCAGTAAGTCTTTCTCTAAATTTACAAGCGTAGTATAGCGCTGTTGCAATTTTGCAATGGAAAGGGCTAATTTATGCCTGGCCCCCTTTGTCATACCCTGTTCTGCTAACTGTTCTTCTGTCAGTTGAAGCATTTCTTCATAACTCAGGGTAACAAATAGATAACTATATTTATGAAGGCGTAACGTTTTAAGCCATGATGGAACATCTATAAATTCATCGGAACAAATTATGAACTAACAGTATGCCATAAATGTTGAAAAATCATAAATACACCTACCTCTCATGCCACTAGCAAGTGAGAGATTAGAAGCTTCGTCTAAACGTCCTTCACTACCGCTACTTGCACAAGAGCTTTGAGGACTTAACGGGCCTAATCCAATCAGATTGCCTGTTTAGAAATTTTTACAATCgctcaaaataaaatacaattgtaaGTTATATTCAGTGATTCTTAttggaattttaaatcaaactaACTTGTATGGTCGCCGGAGACACTAAAACTTCGTGGTTTGTGCCTAGTTGTACAATTCACATTGTTACTGCGATCAACTACTTCTAAATGATGGGGCGGAGCAACTGGTGGTGTTAAACTATTTGACCGACGTTGGCGAGTTACAGGTGGTGGAAATTGCAAATTGAAGGCAGTACCTGGTTGTGTACCAAATAAGTTTGTTTGCTCGTTTTGTTGTTTAGAATTTCGCTGCCATGCATTATCCCATCTAAAGTGGAAATAGGAACTGTGTAAAGATCATTGTACgcaatatatataaattaatctttCAGGGTTCTTAGCTCACCTAATGGTAGTATTAGTATATTCCTCAAGACTATGTATAGGTGGTGTACCACTAATACGCTCTTCCAGATGACGAAGCCATTGAGTCAAAGAACGTCTATCTTGACTAGTAATAGCTGGATGGATCAAAGTATAACTTAAGAGTTGTTGAATCTGTTCAGTGTATTGACCTGTGGTTACACAGTGGCTTACTAATTCTGGTATTGCTACTAAATAGCATTGTTTGCACTCTACATTCCCAGGCCTTAGTAACGGCAAATGAGTTAGAAGTTGATTAATAGCAACTTCTGTTGATTCCGACAGTAAGGAATTAATAAATGCTGCGAAATATTGTCAGTAAATATCTTTAAAcataattgttaatatattcCTGTTAGCTACAAAAATATTACCTGGATTATTGGCATTTAATTCCTGTGAGTCTAATTCAGAAACTGAGTGCAAAGAATGCTGCACCGCTTGTGCAAGAAACCTTGCTTGGACTGCAGGAATGCGACGAAGCAGAGCATAGAGAACCACAGTTTGTTCACACTCGTTCCATTGCGAGAAAACTCTAGTGAGTTCACCTACTTGTTCACAGAACAAAGGGCCATGTGACCACTTCATTTTCATCAGTATTATAATGTCAAGGAGCAAATATTAAAAGCTCCACTTTCTACCGTATTGCCTAGATTACGATTTATTTGTATTCCAACAATGACTGGTCAATAATAGGCATGTGCCAATATCCTGTTAcaaaaaaaatagtatttatttttcaattttatttactaattaatgaatttcacatataaaaatttgttaatgaaACCAACATAAAAAACTTAATATATTTAGATCTATTTCATGTCATGTATCTAACTGTAATACTATGAACTGTAAATTAAAAACGTTCACGTCATTTTACATTCAATGCGAAAACCGTATATTATGGTacctaaaaatatttatctaattaaatttacctgaatgttcatttttattaaaaacagcAAATGTAAAACATAAATCTAgataatttaaatctatatattgATGTAAGCAACAAATCGTGCCCATGTTAAGTTGTTTAACTTTAATGCAGTTATTATcgaattaatattcaacataaATTAACATATCAACTTTCTAGAACAGTGAAAGTGTGTTGCGCATAAGACACTAGTCACAGATCAATCATTTTTGCAAAAATAATATACCGCGTTAACGTTAAAAATGGGACGCTAAGATTTTAAGGCGggtaaaataacaataacaataaaaataacttgCTGTACTCTATATTTCCGTAAAAACCATTTTCTCTCGCGAATCACTGTCGCCAAGATCCGTTTGACTTTCCTTCTGgcgaaataataattactgttgCTGTATAAAGTAGCTGGATTTTCACGCACTTCGTAGATACGAATAACGAACTAGGATAACCGACATAACCTCAAAAGTGTCCGCGTACACTGCATCGACTGTAGATACATCGATAAGAATTCCGCTGAGGTCAAGTTTGTTTACCCCGCGATGCCTGTGTATTTATAGCTTTCCTGTTACGATCCATTTGGCGGTGCAATGGCACCGTGTGTGAGACTTTACACGTTTAACAGCGATTGATAAGATATGATTCTTTTTACAGGCACAAACATCACGGGGCCTATTGCAAGTTCCTCCAACAATCAGGAAACACCACGCAATAAAATCGGACATTTCTTAGtagaattctgtttgaaatttctatagaatGGTCGGAGCCGCTTTCGTCGGTGCCGCCGCGTATCATTGTATGCGTGGGACACCGTAGAGGGGAAAGGACGAAGAACGAAGGGAGGAAAACAAGGGagtgaaaaaaaattcatcATTTATATaggaatattaatcattttcaaaaggAAAGCTACCCGGTAACGAGGAGCTCGATATTTCGGTAATTTTAAGACGATCGatagaattattctataaaCTGAAATGAATATATCGCTACTGTGCGACCAGTACTCGGCCATTGAGCCGAACAGCAAACAACAAATTGTACGCTTGAATCGGTCAACATGCTACCGCTACGTAACGTAACTACAAGCTGTTGTAATTACCGTATGCAAGGCTGGAGGTGGTTGCTCCACAGGATCGTTGTGTCCCTTGCAAAATAACAACAATACACAATTATAGCATTTTATACGACGTTGAGTTAAAGGAAACATCTATCCACCATGCGGTATGGTGGGCCTACGTGACCACACTGGTTCGCCGTCGCGACTCGTTGCAGAACTTCGGTTCTACTATTGGTTCTCGCTTGAATGGTACCAACCAATCGTGTGATAGTTTGGGGCGCGGTTCATTTGTGTCTCGAATATGTCGATCattttaacttaaattttttcagcgcgaattcaaaatatttaattgaatacgtGTCAcgttgatttttaatttataatctttTGTTTTCATGTATtgcttcaattaaaatatttgttacaatcgACAAGAGAAAAGATATATGTAAAAAGTAGTACAATTTGatgttttatataacatttatttcaaaataagcACAAATTGAAGATACTTATTATTGTGTTACAGAACATATTTATGtaggttaataataaaaagagtTCACAATTAGATACTTG belongs to Nomia melanderi isolate GNS246 chromosome 12, iyNomMela1, whole genome shotgun sequence and includes:
- the smg gene encoding sterile alpha motif domain containing protein 4 smaug isoform X1; translation: MKMKWSHGPLFCEQVGELTRVFSQWNECEQTVVLYALLRRIPAVQARFLAQAVQHSLHSVSELDSQELNANNPAFINSLLSESTEVAINQLLTHLPLLRPGNVECKQCYLVAIPELVSHCVTTGQYTEQIQQLLSYTLIHPAITSQDRRSLTQWLRHLEERISGTPPIHSLEEYTNTTIRWDNAWQRNSKQQNEQTNLFGTQPGTAFNLQFPPPVTRQRRSNSLTPPVAPPHHLEVVDRSNNVNCTTRHKPRSFSVSGDHTSNLIGLGPLSPQSSCASSGSEGRLDEASNLSLASGMRDVPSWLKTLRLHKYSYLFVTLSYEEMLQLTEEQLAEQGMTKGARHKLALSIAKLQQRYTTLVNLEKDLLQPTRDNTQPTSFSQGPTVLVNTIDELKTILATPMKPSQENDPQDIPGQFTKVLGKLCSRLALDSVDDGILCACINILEKVLQHDCFTPNQKEKVQQWRSRLGNPRPTPKWQHNYGYNNRRYCNPQQHNRKPSLNLGHIHNTHQQNNSFVVSAHRNSISTPYLQNNQNQSVNQNTLRSVHTTEKRPSLQESSLQQLQRTLQRTYSAPRDHFLGQTGNNSSETTEPEINSRLESLCLRMTEQAIGGFGEA
- the smg gene encoding sterile alpha motif domain containing protein 4 smaug isoform X2; its protein translation is MKMKWSHGPLFCEQVGELTRVFSQWNECEQTVVLYALLRRIPAVQARFLAQAVQHSLHSVSELDSQELNANNPAFINSLLSESTEVAINQLLTHLPLLRPGNVECKQCYLVAIPELVSHCVTTGQYTEQIQQLLSYTLIHPAITSQDRRSLTQWLRHLEERISGTPPIHSLEEYTNTTIRWDNAWQRNSKQQNEQTNLFGTQPGTAFNLQFPPPVTRQRRSNSLTPPVAPPHHLEVVDRSNNVNCTTRHKPRSFSVSGDHTSPLSPQSSCASSGSEGRLDEASNLSLASGMRDVPSWLKTLRLHKYSYLFVTLSYEEMLQLTEEQLAEQGMTKGARHKLALSIAKLQQRYTTLVNLEKDLLQPTRDNTQPTSFSQGPTVLVNTIDELKTILATPMKPSQENDPQDIPGQFTKVLGKLCSRLALDSVDDGILCACINILEKVLQHDCFTPNQKEKVQQWRSRLGNPRPTPKWQHNYGYNNRRYCNPQQHNRKPSLNLGHIHNTHQQNNSFVVSAHRNSISTPYLQNNQNQSVNQNTLRSVHTTEKRPSLQESSLQQLQRTLQRTYSAPRDHFLGQTGNNSSETTEPEINSRLESLCLRMTEQAIGGFGEA